The genomic stretch TCATCTCTGTAACGAGAACCTTCTTCGCCTTTTTCGCCGCATCTGCAAGCGCAGCATAGGGAAAGGGGCATATGGTTACGGGGCGGAAAAGGGCGGCCTTTATGCCCTGCTCCCTCAGATGGCGGATTGCGGTTTTAGCAACCCTCGCCGCTGTGCCGAAGGCCGCAACAAGAACATCATAATCCGTATCTGTCAGTTCGTATTTTGTTTCTGCTTCGGCTATTCTTTCAAACTTCGAGGCGAGATCCCAGTTGTGCTTTCTCAGCTGGCCCTCAGCAAGCCTGAGTGACATAACCGCTCTGGGTTCCCTGCCTTTTGCTCCGCCCAAGCCCCAACCCTGATCACCCTTCATCACGGGCTTCTCCTCCGGGAGGAGAACAGGTTCCGCCATCTGGCCGAGTGCGCCGTCACCGAGGATGAAGACGGGAATTTTATATTTGTCAGCAATATCAAAAGCATTATAGGTGAGATCAACCGCTTCCTGAACTGTGGAAGGAGCGTAGACAACCATTTTGTAGTCGCCGTTGCCGCCGCCTCTGGTCGCCTGATCATAGTCGCCCTGACTGGGGCCGATGTTACCGAGACCGGGGCCGCCGCGCATTATATTCACGATAACAGCGGGAACCTCAGCTCCGCACATGTAGGAAATAGCTTCCTGCATAAGTGCTATACCGGGGCTTGAGGAGGATGTCATTACCCTGCATCCGGTTGCGGCAGCGCCGTAGACCATGTTTATTGCCGCCACTTCGCTTTCCGCCTGAACAAAGGCTCTGCCTCTGGCGGGCATGTGGTATGACATGTATGCCGTAAATTCATTCTGGGGGGTGATAGGATAGCCGAAATAGCCCGCGAGCCCTGCCCTTACGGAG from Geovibrio ferrireducens encodes the following:
- the vorB gene encoding 3-methyl-2-oxobutanoate dehydrogenase subunit VorB; protein product: MNKKVLMKGNEAIAEASVRAGLAGYFGYPITPQNEFTAYMSYHMPARGRAFVQAESEVAAINMVYGAAATGCRVMTSSSSPGIALMQEAISYMCGAEVPAVIVNIMRGGPGLGNIGPSQGDYDQATRGGGNGDYKMVVYAPSTVQEAVDLTYNAFDIADKYKIPVFILGDGALGQMAEPVLLPEEKPVMKGDQGWGLGGAKGREPRAVMSLRLAEGQLRKHNWDLASKFERIAEAETKYELTDTDYDVLVAAFGTAARVAKTAIRHLREQGIKAALFRPVTICPFPYAALADAAKKAKKVLVTEMNTGQMLFDVKVAVEGAVPVEFMGCPGGESFSPEEIAAKIKEMQG